In Bacteroidales bacterium, the following proteins share a genomic window:
- a CDS encoding T9SS type A sorting domain-containing protein → MNGKLVQNEKITGIQTNIVMRNLVPATYFVKVVQGNKEVKSFKIIKN, encoded by the coding sequence ATGAACGGAAAACTTGTACAAAACGAAAAAATCACTGGCATTCAAACAAACATTGTTATGCGCAATCTTGTACCTGCAACCTATTTTGTAAAAGTAGTTCAAGGAAACAAAGAAGTAAAATCGTTTAAAATCATTAAAAACTAA
- a CDS encoding four helix bundle protein yields the protein MEKRNEILELSFEFALQIIVYCELLEKNQKYVIARQLLKSGTSIGANIREAQNAESSLDFIHKLKIAAKEADETEYWLMLCDKSLNYPTSKDLITSLISIRKLLNSIISTMKNKQK from the coding sequence ATGGAAAAAAGGAATGAGATATTGGAGTTGAGTTTTGAGTTTGCTTTGCAAATAATCGTTTATTGCGAATTGCTTGAAAAAAACCAAAAATATGTGATTGCCCGTCAGTTACTAAAATCAGGCACTTCAATTGGCGCGAATATTAGAGAAGCTCAAAATGCAGAAAGTTCTCTTGATTTTATCCATAAACTCAAGATTGCAGCGAAGGAAGCCGACGAAACAGAATATTGGCTTATGCTATGCGATAAATCCTTAAACTATCCAACGTCAAAAGATTTAATCACCTCATTAATCAGTATTAGGAAATTATTGAATTCAATAATCTCCACAATGAAAAACAAGCAGAAGTGA
- a CDS encoding MFS transporter gives MLVKTSETGIDKSYIPFVYMIFNTVSVLLAIPIGKLSDRIGREKLIILGFLVYAIVYYFFGRFNSINVFIFLFMLYGFYSALTDGSQKAMISDIVSKDLKGTGFGIYHAVLGITLLPASLIAGLLYDRVNSNAPFYFGSVMALIATILMIIFTILDKRKINVA, from the coding sequence TTGCTTGTAAAAACAAGCGAAACAGGTATAGATAAATCATACATTCCTTTTGTATATATGATATTTAATACAGTATCTGTTTTGCTTGCTATACCGATTGGAAAATTATCGGATAGAATTGGTCGTGAAAAATTGATTATTCTGGGTTTTCTAGTATATGCGATTGTTTATTATTTTTTCGGAAGATTCAATAGTATAAATGTTTTTATTTTCTTGTTTATGCTGTATGGATTTTACAGTGCATTGACTGATGGTAGCCAGAAAGCAATGATTTCTGATATTGTTAGCAAAGATTTGAAAGGAACGGGGTTTGGAATTTATCATGCTGTACTTGGAATTACTTTATTACCTGCGAGTTTAATTGCAGGATTACTGTATGATAGGGTAAATTCAAATGCTCCGTTTTATTTTGGTTCTGTAATGGCATTAATTGCTACTATACTAATGATAATATTTACAATTTTAGACAAAAGAAAAATTAACGTTGCCTAA
- a CDS encoding MFS transporter codes for MTAESDIMDEKKKIFGLEKNAFFTGLTSFFTDTSTKMVYSVMPLFLLSIGASKTTISLIEGIAESTASLLKAISGYWSDKIGKNKPFMIIGYGITAIITPLYALARVPIQILFFRFFERIGKGLRVAPRDSLISGSIKKNEAGKTFGFQKAMDNSGAIVGPLIAFLLLSIFPLNYSYIFLLATIPAILGVLTIIIFIKEAKAEKNETTNKISLKLYPKSFISFLL; via the coding sequence ATGACAGCAGAGAGCGATATAATGGATGAAAAGAAAAAAATATTTGGATTAGAAAAAAACGCATTTTTTACAGGACTAACAAGTTTTTTCACTGACACATCTACCAAGATGGTATATAGTGTTATGCCTCTATTTTTATTATCGATAGGAGCATCTAAAACAACGATTTCATTAATTGAAGGGATTGCAGAGAGTACAGCATCTTTATTAAAGGCAATTTCGGGATACTGGAGTGATAAGATTGGTAAAAACAAGCCATTCATGATTATTGGATATGGCATTACAGCTATTATAACTCCTTTATATGCATTAGCAAGAGTACCAATTCAGATTTTATTTTTTCGGTTTTTCGAACGCATAGGAAAAGGGTTAAGAGTAGCACCACGAGATAGCCTTATAAGTGGCTCAATTAAAAAAAATGAAGCTGGTAAAACTTTTGGGTTTCAGAAAGCAATGGATAATAGTGGGGCTATTGTTGGTCCTTTGATTGCTTTTTTATTATTGTCAATTTTTCCATTAAATTATTCTTACATATTTTTATTGGCAACCATTCCAGCAATTCTTGGTGTATTAACGATTATTATTTTCATAAAAGAAGCAAAGGCAGAAAAAAATGAAACCACCAATAAGATTTCATTAAAACTTTACCCAAAAAGTTTTATTTCTTTCTTATTATAA